In a single window of the Scyliorhinus torazame isolate Kashiwa2021f chromosome 2, sScyTor2.1, whole genome shotgun sequence genome:
- the LOC140386665 gene encoding tubulin alpha-1D chain-like translates to MGNACWELYCLEHGIQPDGQMPSDKTIGGGDDSFNTFFSETGAGKHVPRAVFVDLEPTVIDEVRTGTYRQLFHPEQLITGKEDAANNYARGHYTIGKELIDLVLDRLRKLADQCTGLQGFLIFHSFGGGTGSGFTSLLMERLSVDYGKKSKLEFSIYPAPQISTAVVEPYNSILTTHTTLEHSDCAFMVDNEAIYDICRRNLDIERPTYTNLNRLIGQIVSSITASLRFDGALNVDLTEFQTNLVPYPRIHFPLATYAPVISAEKAYHEQLSVSEITNACFEPANQMVKCDPRHGKYMACCLLYRGDVVPKDVNAAIATIKTKRTIQFVDWCPTGFKVGINYQPPTVVPGGDLAKVQRAVCMLSNTTAIAEAWARLDHKFDLMYAKRAFVHWYVGEGMEEGEFSEAREDMAALEKDYEEVGTESIEGEGEAEEGEEY, encoded by the exons ATGGGCAATGCCTGCTGGGAGCTGTACTGCCTGGAACACGGCATCCAGCCTGATGGGCAGATGCCCAGTGATAAGACCATTGGAGGTGGTGATGACTCCTTCAACACCTTTTTCAGTGAGACTGGAGCAGGGAAACATGTCCCACGAGCCGTCTTTGTCGATTTGGAGCCGACTGTGATTG ACGAGGTCCGTACTGGCACCTATCGGCAGCTGTTCCACCCCGAGCAGCTCATCACCGGGAAGGAAGATGCTGCCAACAACTACGCTCGTGGGCACTACACCATCGGCAAGGAGCTGATCGACTTGGTCCTGGACAGGCTTCGCAAGTTG GCTGACCAGTGCACGGGGCTCCAGGGTTTCCTCATTTTCCACAGCTTTGGTGGAGGCACCGGCTCCGGTTTCACCTCCCTCCTGATGGAACGCCTCTCCGTCGACTACGGCAAGAAGTCCAAACTAGAGTTTTCCATCTACCCGGCTCCCCAGATCTCCACAGCTGTCGTGGAACCCTACAACTCCATCCtgaccacccacaccacactggaGCACTCGGACTGCGCCTTCATGGTCGACAATGAAGCCATCTACGATATCTGCCGCAGAAACCTGGACATTGAGCGCCCAACATACACCAATTTGAACCGGCTGATTGGTCAGATTGTGTCCTCCATTACGGCCTCCCTTCGCTTTGATGGTGCTTTGAATGTTGATCTGACAGAGTTCCAGACCAATTTGGTTCCCTATCCACGTATCCACTTCCCTCTGGCTACCTATGCCCCTGTGATCTCAGCTGAGAAAGCTTACCATGAGCAACTATCAGTGTCTGAAATCACAAATGCCTGCTTTGAGCCGGCAAACCAGATGGTCAAGTGTGACCCTCGCCACGGTAAGTACATGGCCTGCTGTCTGCTCTACCGCGGTGATGTGGTGCCAAAGGATGTCAATGCTGCCATTGCCACCATTAAGACCAAACGCACCATCCAGTTTGTGGACTGGTGCCCAACTGGTTTCAAAGTGGGCATCAACTACCAGCCTCCCACTGTGGTGCCTGGAGGTGACCTGGCCAAGGTGCAGCGAGCCGTGTGTATGCTGAGCAACACCACGGCCATCGCTGAAGCCTGGGCTCGCCTCGATCACAAGTTTGACCTGATGTACGCCAAGCGCGCCTTTGTGCATTGGTAtgtgggagaggggatggaggaaggggAGTTCTCGGAGGCCCGTGAAGACATGGCAGCTTTGGAGAAAGATTACGAAGAGGTTGGCACTGAAAGCATTGAAGGCGAAGGAGAGGCAGAAGAAGGTGAGGAATATTAG